One Gemmatimonadales bacterium DNA window includes the following coding sequences:
- a CDS encoding DoxX family protein translates to MTYADGLQLAARVLLSWMFLQSAYAHFTQVKAMGAYAKGAGVPLPEAAVVGTGFMLLGGGLSLLLGFHPRIGAALLFVFLVVVAFWMHGFWRETDPMQRGSQRAQFWKNITLAGAMLYIIANTGWPWPWAIG, encoded by the coding sequence ATGACGTATGCGGATGGCCTGCAGCTGGCCGCGCGCGTTCTGCTCAGCTGGATGTTCCTGCAGTCGGCCTACGCGCACTTCACCCAGGTGAAGGCGATGGGCGCGTATGCGAAAGGCGCCGGCGTGCCCCTGCCGGAAGCGGCCGTCGTGGGCACGGGCTTCATGCTGCTCGGCGGGGGGCTCAGCCTGCTGCTGGGGTTCCATCCCCGCATCGGCGCCGCCTTGCTGTTCGTGTTCCTCGTCGTCGTGGCGTTCTGGATGCACGGCTTCTGGCGCGAGACCGATCCGATGCAGCGCGGCTCCCAGCGGGCCCAGTTCTGGAAGAACATCACCCTGGCGGGCGCGATGCTCTACATCATCGCGAACACGGGCTGGCCGTGGCCGTGGGCCATCGGCTGA
- a CDS encoding (2Fe-2S)-binding protein yields the protein MSPREDSRRSRIALTVNGEERDVMFDGYKTLLEVLREDLALTGTKHGCELGECGACAVLVDGQPVLSCLLLAVECEGVAVTTVEGLARGPELSALQAAFADEGAAQCGYCTPGILVTAQALLERNPHPTRAEIADALSGNLCRCTGYLQIFEAVEAAAAAQGTPEGRRPPRQQADTEAAP from the coding sequence GTGAGCCCACGCGAAGACTCCCGGCGCTCGCGGATCGCGCTCACCGTCAACGGCGAGGAGCGCGACGTCATGTTCGACGGCTACAAGACGCTGCTCGAGGTGCTGCGCGAGGATCTCGCCCTGACCGGCACCAAGCACGGGTGCGAGCTGGGGGAGTGCGGCGCCTGCGCCGTCCTGGTGGACGGGCAGCCGGTCCTCTCGTGCCTGCTGCTGGCGGTCGAGTGCGAGGGCGTCGCCGTCACCACGGTCGAGGGACTGGCCCGCGGGCCGGAGCTGTCGGCGCTGCAGGCGGCGTTCGCGGACGAGGGGGCGGCCCAGTGCGGCTATTGCACGCCGGGCATCCTGGTCACCGCCCAGGCGCTGCTCGAGCGGAATCCGCATCCGACCCGCGCCGAGATCGCGGACGCGTTGTCCGGCAACCTGTGCCGCTGCACCGGCTACCTCCAGATCTTCGAGGCGGTCGAGGCGGCCGCGGCCGCCCAGGGCACACCCGAGGGCCGCCGCCCGCCGCGGCAGCAGGCGGACACGGAGGCGGCGCCATGA
- a CDS encoding FAD binding domain-containing protein produces the protein MMRAPDFRYHAARSVKDAARALRDGGENAMLIAGGTDLVPNMKRRQQTPALLIGIRHLRDLRRIGRGDAPAIGSAVRLAEVAADRVLQRRYPALARAAGAVATPQIRNMGTLGGNLCLDTRCTYYNQSHEWRQAINFCMKAPGATGGHACSSPTGDAICWVATSSPRCWAVSSTDTAPALIALGARVTLVSAEGEREIALSELYANDGMAYLTRRPDEILTAVRLAPAEPGWRSTYWKLRRRGSFDFPVLSVAAAVRFGSAGEVAEARVVLGAVASRPVLVPESAALVGGRLSDDAIEGVAAAAAGHATPLDNTDLAYAWRKKMVRRYVGGALRELGAEAS, from the coding sequence ATGATGCGGGCGCCGGACTTCCGCTACCACGCAGCGCGATCGGTGAAGGACGCGGCGCGCGCGCTGCGCGACGGCGGGGAGAACGCGATGCTGATCGCCGGCGGCACGGACCTGGTGCCGAACATGAAGCGCCGCCAGCAGACGCCGGCGCTGCTGATCGGCATCCGGCACCTCCGGGACCTGAGGCGGATCGGCAGAGGAGACGCTCCGGCGATCGGGAGCGCGGTGCGTCTCGCGGAGGTTGCGGCCGACAGGGTGCTGCAGCGGCGCTACCCCGCGCTGGCCCGCGCGGCCGGCGCGGTCGCGACCCCGCAGATCCGCAACATGGGCACGCTGGGCGGCAACCTCTGCCTCGACACCCGCTGCACGTACTACAACCAGAGCCACGAGTGGCGGCAGGCCATCAACTTCTGCATGAAGGCGCCGGGCGCGACCGGCGGCCACGCCTGCAGCTCGCCCACCGGCGACGCGATCTGCTGGGTGGCCACGTCGAGCCCCCGTTGCTGGGCGGTTTCCTCGACCGACACCGCGCCGGCTTTGATCGCCCTCGGCGCGCGGGTCACCCTCGTCTCGGCGGAGGGCGAGCGGGAGATCGCGCTGAGCGAGCTGTACGCCAACGACGGGATGGCCTACCTGACCAGGCGTCCGGACGAGATCCTCACCGCGGTCCGCCTCGCTCCGGCGGAGCCGGGGTGGCGCAGCACCTACTGGAAGCTGCGGCGGCGCGGCTCGTTCGACTTCCCGGTGCTCTCGGTGGCGGCCGCCGTGCGGTTCGGGAGCGCGGGGGAGGTGGCCGAGGCGCGGGTGGTCCTGGGCGCCGTCGCGTCGCGGCCGGTGCTGGTGCCGGAGTCGGCGGCCCTCGTGGGCGGTCGGCTGTCCGACGACGCGATCGAGGGCGTGGCCGCGGCCGCCGCGGGTCACGCGACTCCGCTCGACAACACGGACCTGGCGTACGCCTGGCGGAAGAAGATGGTGCGGCGCTACGTGGGCGGTGCGCTGCGGGAGCTCGGAGCCGAAGCAAGCTAG
- a CDS encoding TetR/AcrR family transcriptional regulator produces MRQTILRAAARVFRRRGFADTGMREIAAAADLSPGNLYYYFKSKHELLYFCQDHSLDRMLATCRAVRAGRLSPAERLAAVVRAQVACMLDELDGAAAHTEVEALPTRLRARIVAKRDRYEGAVRRIVANGVRSRAFVPCDPTLVTRALLGAVNWTARWYRPEGDQPPAAVADAFAAYLVRGLRS; encoded by the coding sequence ATGCGCCAGACCATCCTGCGGGCGGCCGCGCGGGTGTTCCGGCGGCGCGGCTTCGCCGATACCGGGATGCGCGAGATCGCCGCCGCCGCGGACCTCTCGCCGGGCAACCTGTACTACTACTTCAAGAGCAAGCACGAGCTGCTGTACTTCTGCCAGGACCACTCGCTCGACCGGATGCTGGCGACCTGCCGCGCGGTCCGGGCGGGCAGGCTGAGCCCGGCAGAGCGGCTGGCGGCCGTGGTGCGCGCCCAGGTGGCGTGCATGCTGGACGAGCTGGACGGGGCGGCGGCGCATACCGAGGTGGAGGCGCTGCCGACCCGTCTCCGGGCCCGGATCGTGGCGAAGCGCGACCGCTACGAGGGCGCGGTGCGGCGGATCGTGGCGAACGGGGTGCGCTCGCGCGCGTTCGTGCCGTGCGACCCGACGCTGGTGACGCGCGCCCTGCTGGGCGCGGTGAACTGGACGGCGCGGTGGTACCGGCCGGAGGGCGACCAGCCGCCGGCCGCGGTGGCCGACGCGTTCGCCGCCTACCTGGTGCGAGGACTGCGCTCGTGA
- a CDS encoding PadR family transcriptional regulator: MSRDNEDWPFGRFFAGGFGPRFWAFCGPEGMRGPRRRMRQQVFESGEVKYVILRLLKEKPRHGYEVIKALEEKMGGWYSPSAGTIYPTLQLLEDQGYVRAVETEGKKVYHITPEGEAFLEEHKDVLDDILGRVRDAVRGFAGGSMGELSEVFARLARLAYGEAWHAGPGDPKVQKILDALKKAVAEIEALKATAA, from the coding sequence ATGAGCAGGGACAACGAAGACTGGCCGTTCGGGAGGTTCTTCGCGGGTGGCTTCGGACCGCGGTTCTGGGCGTTCTGCGGGCCCGAGGGCATGCGGGGGCCGCGGCGCCGGATGCGGCAGCAGGTGTTCGAGTCGGGTGAGGTCAAGTACGTGATCCTGCGGCTCCTCAAGGAGAAGCCGCGGCACGGCTACGAGGTCATCAAGGCGCTCGAGGAGAAGATGGGCGGCTGGTACTCGCCGTCGGCGGGTACGATCTATCCGACGCTCCAGCTGCTCGAGGACCAGGGGTACGTGCGCGCCGTGGAGACGGAGGGGAAGAAGGTCTATCACATCACGCCCGAGGGCGAGGCGTTCCTCGAGGAGCACAAGGACGTGCTGGACGACATTCTCGGCCGGGTGCGGGACGCGGTGCGCGGGTTCGCCGGCGGATCGATGGGGGAGCTGAGCGAGGTGTTCGCCCGGCTGGCGAGGCTGGCGTACGGAGAGGCGTGGCACGCCGGCCCCGGCGATCCCAAGGTGCAGAAGATCCTGGACGCGCTGAAGAAGGCGGTGGCCGAGATCGAGGCGCTGAAGGCGACGGCGGCGTAG
- a CDS encoding molybdopterin cofactor-binding domain-containing protein: protein MKVVGRARRRVDARAKVTGQTRFADDVALPRMLYGKLLRSPHPHALVRAIDASAARAAPGVHLVLTGADFPVPYGIMPVSQDEYALCRDKVRYVGDPVAAVVARSERSAADALDLIRVSYEPLATIASPAEALRTAEPRIHDYGEGPNVHRLAHFAFGDVEAALAGAERVFEDVFFYEGNTHLPLEQHATVAALDADGRLTLWSSTQTPHYLHREAARALSLPAHRIRVIATPNGGGFGGKSDPFNHEIVAAKAALLTGRPVKITLTREEVFYAHRGRHPVLMRLRTGVGPDGAIAAMDLETLLDGGAYGSYGPASTLYTGQLQTVTYHVPRYRFRACRTFTNKPPCGPKRGHGTPQPRFAQEVQLDKIAVALGRDPAELRLQQLAPANSVTANWLRIGSMGLRACIERVVEGSGWRERRGRLPRGRGLGLACSSYLCGAGLPIYWNEMPHSGVQLQLDRSGRVTAFCGATEIGQGSDDVLAAIVAEVLGLGTDDVRLVTGDTDLTPVDLGSYSSRVTLMMGNAAIQAAERARVILAEAAARKLGLPAVRLAFAERRVFDVENPSAGMTFQEAVVAAEAEHGTLGTTGSYRPPRSAARYRGGGVGPSVAYSYSAAVVEVEVDPATGWVRVPKVWIGHDIGRVLNPVLARGQVEGGVYMGLGEALMEEQAFRRLPPRLSAALVHKIPSILEYKSPTSLEMPEVVTYFVEDPDPSGPFGAKEVGQGPLLPIAPAVANAVFDAVGVRVDQVPITPELVLHGLDAKAKGKPARVGPSSFPAVPWPEALVVPPPWEGGDGKATNERDTSRDALPTHHSGTAGVKV from the coding sequence ATGAAGGTCGTGGGCCGGGCCCGCCGCCGCGTCGACGCCCGCGCCAAGGTCACGGGCCAGACGCGCTTCGCGGACGACGTCGCGCTGCCGCGCATGCTCTACGGCAAGCTGCTCCGCTCGCCACATCCGCACGCGCTCGTCCGGGCCATCGACGCGTCGGCCGCGCGGGCGGCGCCCGGAGTGCACCTGGTGCTCACGGGCGCGGACTTCCCCGTCCCCTACGGCATCATGCCGGTGAGCCAGGACGAGTACGCCCTGTGCCGGGACAAGGTGCGCTACGTCGGCGATCCGGTTGCGGCCGTCGTCGCCCGGAGCGAGCGGTCCGCCGCGGACGCGCTCGACCTGATCCGGGTGAGCTACGAGCCGCTCGCCACGATCGCCTCGCCGGCCGAGGCCCTGCGGACGGCCGAGCCCCGCATCCACGACTACGGCGAGGGGCCGAACGTCCACCGCCTGGCGCACTTCGCGTTCGGCGACGTCGAGGCGGCCCTGGCCGGCGCCGAGCGCGTCTTCGAGGACGTGTTCTTCTACGAGGGCAACACCCATCTGCCGCTCGAGCAGCACGCGACGGTGGCGGCCCTCGACGCCGACGGCCGGCTGACGCTGTGGTCGTCCACCCAGACGCCGCATTACCTGCACCGGGAGGCGGCGCGGGCGCTGAGCCTGCCCGCGCACCGGATCCGGGTGATCGCGACGCCGAACGGCGGCGGCTTCGGCGGGAAGAGCGATCCGTTCAACCACGAGATCGTCGCGGCGAAGGCCGCACTCCTCACCGGCCGCCCGGTCAAGATCACCCTGACCCGCGAAGAGGTGTTCTACGCCCATCGCGGGCGGCATCCGGTCCTGATGCGGCTGAGGACCGGCGTCGGTCCGGACGGCGCGATCGCGGCGATGGACCTCGAGACGCTGCTGGACGGCGGGGCCTACGGGAGCTACGGGCCGGCCTCGACGCTGTATACCGGCCAGCTGCAGACCGTGACCTACCACGTGCCGCGCTACCGGTTCCGGGCGTGCCGCACCTTCACCAACAAGCCGCCGTGCGGTCCCAAGCGGGGACACGGCACGCCGCAGCCGCGGTTCGCGCAGGAAGTGCAGCTCGACAAGATCGCCGTCGCCCTGGGCCGGGACCCGGCCGAGCTGCGGCTGCAGCAGCTCGCGCCCGCCAACTCGGTCACCGCGAACTGGCTCAGGATCGGCTCGATGGGACTGCGGGCGTGCATCGAGCGGGTCGTCGAGGGCTCCGGGTGGCGCGAGCGCCGCGGCCGCCTGCCCCGGGGACGCGGCCTGGGCCTCGCGTGCTCGTCGTACCTGTGCGGCGCCGGCCTGCCGATCTACTGGAACGAGATGCCGCACTCGGGGGTGCAGCTCCAGCTCGACCGCTCGGGCCGGGTGACCGCGTTCTGCGGCGCCACCGAGATCGGCCAGGGATCGGACGACGTCCTGGCCGCGATCGTCGCCGAGGTGCTGGGGCTGGGGACGGACGACGTGCGGCTCGTGACCGGCGACACCGATCTCACCCCGGTGGACCTGGGCTCCTACTCGAGCCGGGTGACCCTGATGATGGGCAACGCGGCCATCCAGGCGGCGGAGCGGGCCCGGGTGATCCTGGCGGAGGCCGCCGCCCGGAAGCTCGGGCTGCCGGCCGTGCGGCTCGCGTTCGCGGAGCGGCGGGTCTTCGACGTCGAGAATCCGTCGGCGGGCATGACGTTCCAGGAGGCGGTGGTGGCGGCGGAGGCCGAGCACGGCACTCTCGGCACCACCGGTTCCTACCGCCCGCCCCGAAGCGCGGCACGCTACCGGGGCGGCGGGGTCGGCCCCTCGGTGGCGTACTCGTACAGCGCGGCCGTGGTCGAGGTGGAGGTGGATCCCGCGACCGGCTGGGTGCGCGTGCCCAAGGTCTGGATCGGACACGACATCGGCCGGGTCTTGAATCCGGTGCTGGCCCGCGGGCAGGTGGAGGGCGGCGTCTACATGGGCTTGGGTGAGGCGCTGATGGAGGAGCAGGCGTTCCGCCGGCTGCCGCCGCGCCTCTCCGCCGCGCTGGTGCACAAGATCCCTTCGATCCTGGAGTACAAGAGCCCAACCTCGCTCGAGATGCCCGAGGTGGTCACCTACTTCGTCGAGGACCCCGATCCCAGCGGCCCGTTCGGGGCGAAAGAGGTCGGCCAGGGGCCGCTGCTGCCCATCGCGCCAGCGGTGGCGAACGCGGTCTTCGACGCGGTCGGCGTGCGCGTGGACCAGGTGCCCATCACGCCGGAGCTGGTGCTCCACGGGCTGGACGCGAAGGCCAAGGGCAAGCCGGCGCGCGTGGGTCCGTCGTCCTTCCCGGCGGTGCCGTGGCCCGAAGCCCTGGTGGTTCCGCCGCCCTGGGAAGGCGGCGACGGCAAGGCGACGAACGAGCGGGACACGTCCCGCGACGCGCTGCCGACGCACCACTCCGGCACCGCCGGGGTCAAGGTATGA
- a CDS encoding sigma-70 family RNA polymerase sigma factor produces the protein MADTLPLAEAKSLVARARAGDFAALEQLCRAYERPVYTLARRLTRGADDAEDVLQETFLEVCRSLKQWRGEGSLWGWIRTIAASKALMRYRREKLRAWEPLDDDVARQAEDVPLQMDLEAALARLPERSRAVVWLHDVEGYTHEEIAELMGMTTSFSKSQLARAHERLRRWLGAGAEQ, from the coding sequence ATGGCGGACACGCTCCCGCTCGCCGAGGCCAAGAGCCTCGTGGCACGGGCCCGGGCCGGCGACTTCGCGGCCCTGGAGCAGTTGTGCCGCGCCTACGAGCGGCCGGTGTACACGCTCGCGCGGCGGCTCACGCGCGGCGCCGACGACGCCGAGGACGTGCTGCAGGAGACCTTCCTCGAGGTCTGCCGGTCGCTGAAGCAGTGGCGGGGTGAGGGCAGCCTGTGGGGCTGGATCCGCACCATCGCGGCGAGCAAAGCGCTGATGCGGTACCGGCGCGAGAAGCTGCGGGCGTGGGAGCCACTGGACGACGACGTCGCGCGCCAGGCCGAGGACGTGCCGCTGCAGATGGATCTGGAAGCGGCGCTGGCGCGGCTCCCGGAGCGGTCGCGGGCGGTGGTGTGGCTGCACGACGTCGAGGGGTACACGCACGAGGAGATTGCCGAGCTGATGGGGATGACGACGAGCTTTTCGAAGTCCCAGCTGGCCCGCGCGCACGAGCGGCTGCGTCGGTGGCTCGGCGCAGGAGCGGAGCAATGA
- the leuS gene encoding leucine--tRNA ligase translates to MPNSDPTAYDPQSVERKWQRRWEEGGTNHADLAGAARPYFNLMMFPYPSAEGLHVGNVFAFVGADIHGRYRRLAGSDVFEPLGFDAFGIHSENFALKVGSHPAELIPRNIERFRAQLKRIGLMADWRYEVQTTDPRYYRWTQWIFLQLYRAGLAVKRRAAVNWCPACKTVLANEQVIGGFCERHPDVRVEQRMLDQWFFTISRYAQRLLEHLETADWSHSTRTIQANWIGRSDGAELVFETPAGRRITVFTTRPDTLFGATYLVLAPEHPMVADLTTAEQRSDVQAYRRKVAAMDLVSRKVGDKAKTGVFTGSYARNPATGTAVPVWIADYVLMEYGTGAIMAVPGHDERDFEFAAAMRLPCVRVVAGTGQDASTPLAAAEPDVPDGRLVNSPGFDGMPWREAGRAIAAMLESKGLGKPVVNYRLHDWCISRQRYWGPPIPIIYCDACGTVPVPEQDLPVVLPALEDFRPDDSGVSPLARLESWYRVPCPKCGGMARRETDVSDTFLDSAWYFLRYPSADREDVAFDAGLTRKWLPVASYIGGNEHAVLHLMYARFITMALHDLGLVPFDEPFRRFRAHGTIIKDGAKMSKSRGNVVNPDAYVDRWGADTFRMYLMFLGPYQEGGDFRDAGINGIRRFLDKVWALTDGVAQTAKAEAEASPEVVRMMHRTIQRVTEDTESLSYNTAIAAMMEYVNALRDGRATRALMAPLAILLAPYAPHFAEECWERLGGTTSVMEARWPSFDAALAVAEQVELVVQVNGKVRSRLRLPRGAGEEAVVKTALADPAVLKFTSGTQPKKVVFVPDRLVNLVV, encoded by the coding sequence ATGCCGAATTCCGACCCGACCGCATACGATCCGCAGAGCGTCGAACGGAAATGGCAGCGGCGGTGGGAGGAGGGTGGCACCAACCACGCCGACCTCGCCGGCGCCGCACGGCCGTACTTCAACCTGATGATGTTCCCCTACCCCTCGGCCGAGGGGCTACACGTCGGGAACGTCTTCGCGTTCGTCGGCGCCGACATCCACGGCCGCTACCGGCGGCTCGCGGGCAGCGACGTCTTCGAGCCGCTGGGCTTCGACGCCTTCGGGATCCACTCCGAGAACTTCGCGCTCAAGGTCGGCAGCCATCCGGCGGAGCTGATTCCCCGCAACATCGAGCGGTTCCGCGCCCAGCTGAAGCGGATCGGCCTGATGGCGGACTGGCGCTACGAGGTGCAGACCACCGATCCCCGGTACTACCGGTGGACGCAGTGGATCTTCCTGCAGCTCTACCGCGCCGGCCTGGCCGTCAAGCGGCGCGCCGCCGTGAACTGGTGCCCGGCCTGCAAGACCGTCTTGGCCAACGAGCAGGTGATCGGCGGCTTCTGCGAGCGCCATCCGGACGTCCGGGTCGAGCAGCGGATGCTGGACCAGTGGTTCTTCACCATCAGCCGCTACGCCCAGCGGCTGCTCGAGCACCTCGAGACGGCCGACTGGTCGCATTCGACCCGCACCATCCAGGCGAACTGGATCGGGCGCTCCGATGGCGCGGAGCTGGTCTTCGAGACGCCGGCCGGCCGGCGCATCACAGTGTTCACGACCCGGCCGGACACCCTTTTCGGGGCGACCTACCTGGTTCTCGCGCCGGAGCACCCGATGGTCGCCGACCTGACCACCGCGGAGCAGCGCAGCGACGTGCAGGCCTACCGGCGCAAGGTCGCGGCGATGGACCTGGTCTCGCGGAAGGTGGGCGACAAGGCCAAGACCGGCGTGTTCACCGGTTCCTATGCGCGCAACCCGGCGACCGGCACGGCCGTGCCCGTGTGGATCGCGGACTACGTCCTGATGGAGTACGGGACGGGCGCGATCATGGCGGTGCCGGGCCACGACGAGCGCGATTTCGAGTTCGCGGCCGCGATGCGGCTGCCGTGCGTGCGCGTGGTGGCGGGAACGGGGCAGGACGCCTCGACGCCCCTCGCCGCCGCCGAGCCCGACGTTCCCGATGGCCGCCTGGTCAACAGCCCGGGCTTCGACGGGATGCCGTGGCGCGAGGCCGGACGCGCCATCGCGGCGATGCTGGAGTCCAAGGGCCTCGGGAAGCCGGTCGTGAACTACCGGCTCCACGACTGGTGCATCTCCCGGCAACGCTACTGGGGCCCGCCGATTCCGATCATCTACTGCGACGCCTGCGGCACCGTCCCGGTGCCCGAGCAGGACCTGCCCGTCGTGCTCCCGGCGCTGGAGGATTTCCGCCCGGACGACTCGGGCGTTTCGCCGCTGGCGCGGCTGGAATCGTGGTACCGCGTGCCCTGCCCCAAGTGCGGGGGGATGGCGCGGCGCGAGACCGACGTGTCCGACACGTTTCTCGACTCCGCCTGGTACTTCCTGCGCTATCCCTCCGCGGACCGCGAGGACGTGGCGTTCGACGCCGGGCTGACGCGCAAGTGGCTGCCCGTCGCCTCCTACATCGGCGGCAACGAGCACGCGGTGCTGCACCTGATGTACGCGCGCTTCATCACGATGGCGCTGCACGACCTCGGGCTCGTGCCGTTCGACGAGCCGTTCCGCCGCTTCCGGGCGCACGGCACGATCATCAAGGACGGCGCGAAGATGTCCAAGTCGCGCGGCAACGTGGTGAATCCGGACGCGTACGTCGACCGGTGGGGCGCCGACACCTTCCGCATGTACCTCATGTTCCTCGGCCCGTACCAGGAGGGCGGCGACTTCCGCGACGCCGGGATCAACGGCATCCGCCGCTTCCTGGACAAGGTGTGGGCACTGACGGATGGAGTTGCGCAGACGGCGAAGGCGGAAGCGGAGGCTTCGCCGGAGGTGGTCCGCATGATGCATCGGACCATCCAGCGCGTCACCGAGGACACCGAGTCGCTTTCCTACAACACCGCCATCGCGGCGATGATGGAGTACGTCAACGCGCTGCGGGACGGCCGCGCCACCCGGGCCCTGATGGCCCCGCTCGCGATCCTGCTCGCTCCCTACGCCCCGCATTTCGCCGAGGAGTGCTGGGAGCGGCTCGGCGGCACGACCTCCGTCATGGAGGCCCGGTGGCCGAGCTTCGACGCGGCGCTCGCCGTGGCGGAACAGGTCGAGCTCGTCGTGCAGGTCAACGGCAAGGTGCGAAGCCGCCTGCGGCTGCCGCGGGGCGCGGGCGAGGAGGCGGTCGTCAAGACGGCGCTGGCCGACCCGGCGGTGCTGAAATTCACCTCCGGGACCCAGCCCAAGAAGGTGGTCTTCGTCCCGGACCGTCTCGTCAACCTGGTGGTGTGA